One genomic segment of Actinoplanes ianthinogenes includes these proteins:
- a CDS encoding DUF4129 domain-containing protein, with translation MDLMIVRRWWPLAAVIGLLFVLSLAATRSAPQLDRITPRTTATPTQAPLLPPTQHPTLEQSAPPQAEPAQGLPDWIGTATTVILVILVVVMVVVLSWALIRDAGRRRRNRTGRRVPRRAGQTAEDLVAALDAGLEELSDTDRDPRRAVIACWVRLEQAAAAAGTPRHPGDSPTDLVGRLLAEQQVDATVLAALMEVYREARYATHAVDDRMRQQARYALERLRADLGALT, from the coding sequence ATGGACCTCATGATCGTGCGCCGTTGGTGGCCGCTGGCCGCCGTCATCGGGCTGCTCTTCGTGCTCTCGCTGGCCGCCACCCGGTCCGCGCCGCAGCTGGACCGGATCACCCCGCGGACCACCGCGACGCCCACCCAGGCGCCGCTGCTGCCGCCGACCCAGCACCCGACGCTGGAGCAGAGCGCGCCGCCGCAGGCCGAGCCCGCCCAGGGACTGCCGGACTGGATCGGCACCGCGACCACCGTGATCCTGGTGATCCTGGTCGTCGTCATGGTGGTCGTGCTCTCCTGGGCGCTGATCCGCGACGCCGGCCGCCGGCGGAGGAACCGGACCGGCCGCCGTGTCCCGCGCCGCGCCGGGCAGACCGCCGAGGACCTGGTCGCCGCGCTGGACGCGGGCCTGGAGGAGCTCTCCGACACCGACCGCGACCCGCGCCGCGCGGTGATCGCCTGCTGGGTGCGCCTGGAGCAGGCGGCCGCCGCGGCCGGCACCCCGCGGCACCCCGGCGACAGCCCCACCGACCTGGTCGGCCGGTTGCTCGCCGAGCAGCAGGTGGACGCGACCGTGCTGGCCGCGCTCATGGAGGTGTACCGGGAGGCGCGGTATGCCACGCACGCCGTCGACGACCGGATGCGCCAGCAGGCCCGGTACGCGCTGGAGCGCTTGCGGGCCGACCTGGGGGCGCTGACATGA
- a CDS encoding uracil-DNA glycosylase, with protein MQPSEGSPRTPEGVAAQAAAAASLTALDARVADCFACPRLVAWRTDVATVKRAAFRDQQYWGRPVPGFGPADASIGILGLAPAAHGGNRTGRIFTGDRSGDVLFAALHRAGLANQPTSVAADDGLALRHTRIFAAVRCAPPDNKPTPEERDTCAPWFQRELTLIKPTLKAVVTLGAFAWAAWWPAMRFAYAVSPPVPRPKFGHGAEVHLPGVPPVLGCFHVSQQNTFTGRLTPAMLDEVFTRAKDLAGLA; from the coding sequence GTGCAACCGTCCGAGGGCTCACCGCGTACCCCAGAAGGGGTTGCCGCACAGGCGGCCGCGGCCGCCTCGCTGACCGCGCTCGACGCCCGCGTCGCGGATTGTTTCGCCTGTCCCCGCCTGGTCGCGTGGCGCACCGACGTCGCCACCGTGAAACGCGCCGCGTTCCGTGACCAGCAGTACTGGGGGCGCCCGGTGCCCGGCTTCGGCCCGGCCGACGCCTCGATCGGCATCCTCGGCCTCGCGCCCGCCGCGCACGGCGGCAACCGGACCGGCCGGATCTTCACCGGCGACCGCTCCGGTGACGTGCTCTTCGCCGCCCTGCACCGGGCCGGCCTGGCCAACCAGCCGACCAGCGTCGCCGCCGACGACGGCCTGGCGTTGCGGCACACCCGGATCTTCGCGGCGGTCCGCTGCGCGCCGCCGGACAACAAACCCACCCCGGAGGAGCGCGACACGTGCGCGCCCTGGTTCCAGCGTGAGCTGACGCTCATCAAACCCACCCTGAAGGCTGTGGTCACGCTGGGCGCGTTCGCCTGGGCCGCCTGGTGGCCGGCAATGCGATTCGCGTACGCCGTGAGCCCGCCCGTCCCCCGTCCGAAATTCGGGCACGGCGCCGAGGTGCACCTGCCCGGCGTGCCCCCGGTGCTGGGCTGCTTCCACGTCAGCCAGCAGAACACCTTCACCGGACGGCTCACCCCCGCCATGCTCGACGAGGTGTTCACCCGTGCGAAGGATCTGGCGGGCCTGGCATGA
- a CDS encoding Ppx/GppA phosphatase family protein, which translates to MKAGAVPVRVAAIDCGTNAIRLLIADVDGDRLTDVSRRMEIVRLGEGVDRTGMLSPAAIERTRAALADYAAEIAAAGVRRTRMCATSASRDASNAQDFRDMVRGVLGIDPEVITGEEEATLSFLGAVKGLDAPGPYLVFDLGGGSTEFVTGTDTVERAISMDIGCVRMTERHLHGDPPAADELAAAEKDVTAAVDTALAAVSGRAARTLVGLAGTVATVAALAHDLPEYDSARIHHSRVSRDEVSRVTDELLRMTVEQRRALPVMHPGRADVIGGGALIMRVVMERSGHQTVIASEHDILDGIAFGLAV; encoded by the coding sequence ATGAAGGCGGGCGCCGTACCCGTGCGGGTCGCCGCCATCGACTGCGGGACGAACGCGATCCGCCTGCTGATCGCCGACGTCGACGGTGACCGGCTGACCGACGTCAGCCGCCGGATGGAGATCGTCCGGCTGGGCGAGGGCGTGGACCGTACCGGGATGCTGTCGCCTGCCGCGATCGAGCGGACCCGGGCCGCGCTCGCGGACTACGCCGCGGAGATCGCCGCCGCCGGCGTCCGGCGGACCCGGATGTGCGCCACCTCGGCCTCCCGGGACGCGTCGAACGCGCAGGACTTCCGGGACATGGTGCGCGGCGTGCTCGGCATCGACCCCGAGGTGATCACCGGCGAGGAGGAGGCCACCCTCTCCTTCCTCGGCGCCGTCAAGGGGCTCGACGCCCCCGGCCCCTACCTGGTCTTCGACCTGGGCGGTGGCTCCACCGAGTTCGTCACCGGCACGGACACCGTCGAGCGGGCGATCTCGATGGACATCGGCTGCGTCCGGATGACCGAGCGGCACCTGCACGGCGACCCGCCGGCCGCGGACGAGCTCGCGGCGGCCGAGAAGGACGTCACGGCGGCCGTGGACACCGCCCTGGCGGCCGTCTCCGGCCGGGCGGCGCGCACCCTGGTCGGCCTGGCCGGCACGGTCGCCACCGTCGCGGCCCTGGCGCACGACCTGCCCGAGTACGACTCGGCCCGCATCCACCACAGCCGGGTCAGCCGGGACGAGGTCAGCCGGGTCACCGACGAGCTGCTGCGGATGACGGTCGAGCAGCGGCGGGCGCTGCCGGTGATGCACCCGGGCCGGGCCGATGTGATCGGCGGTGGGGCGCTGATCATGCGCGTCGTCATGGAGCGCTCCGGCCATCAGACGGTGATCGCCTCGGAGCACGACATCCTCGACGGGATCGCTTTCGGTCTGGCCGTCTGA
- a CDS encoding LppU/SCO3897 family protein: MAPRASRPPPGMPPAAPKKSAGKKVLSILGVIAVIIVIAGLKFGLRTALASDPTEDAKVGDCISVNSALKDEASDTDAKIVECSSSDAKFTVIGRVDGVSDVNSTACDKFFKEGEEGAVLSSDKGKGYLLCVKTK, from the coding sequence GTGGCGCCCCGGGCTTCCCGCCCGCCCCCCGGCATGCCGCCGGCCGCGCCGAAGAAGTCGGCCGGCAAGAAGGTGCTCAGCATCCTCGGCGTGATCGCCGTGATCATCGTGATCGCCGGGCTGAAGTTCGGCCTGCGCACCGCGCTCGCCTCGGACCCGACCGAGGACGCCAAGGTCGGCGACTGCATCTCGGTGAACAGCGCGCTCAAGGACGAGGCGTCGGACACCGACGCCAAGATCGTCGAGTGCTCCTCGTCGGACGCCAAGTTCACCGTGATCGGCCGCGTCGACGGCGTCAGCGACGTGAACAGCACCGCGTGTGACAAGTTCTTCAAGGAGGGCGAGGAGGGCGCCGTGCTCTCCAGCGACAAGGGCAAGGGCTACCTGCTCTGCGTGAAGACCAAGTAA